One part of the Streptomyces lienomycini genome encodes these proteins:
- a CDS encoding helix-hairpin-helix domain-containing protein, with product MALRSRSRTASATSGPGRAPASDGRLGHRRAPGSRTYARPRSHARHGRRHPPPEELRRRAQALFAGRTEEPDRAGPGGAQGESGKGPPPPGPDAPPGTGTGTGTGINTNSNTHTVVALSEGAGTTWRERTGQALRERMPLWLQTRCGLERRSVAALSVLLVVAAVFAVQHFWSGRTQPVAAPEVVREAAAYGAGKPGPPTGDRATAGGAKPKAAPTTTAGPEIVVDVGGKVRDPGVHSLPAGSRVADALRAAGGVRPGTKTDGLNRARFLVDGEQVIVGAPAPPPGAGAPPGAGAAPGGPAGAAPATPVSLSTATLDQLDTLPGVGPVLAQHIVDYRTQHGGFRSVDELREVNGIGERRFADLRDLVRP from the coding sequence ATGGCTCTTCGATCACGCTCACGCACCGCGTCCGCGACCAGCGGCCCCGGCCGCGCGCCGGCCTCCGACGGCCGCCTCGGCCACCGTCGCGCACCCGGCTCCCGCACCTACGCCCGTCCCCGGTCCCACGCCCGGCACGGCCGTCGGCACCCGCCGCCGGAGGAACTGCGACGGAGGGCGCAGGCACTGTTCGCCGGGCGCACCGAGGAGCCCGACCGGGCCGGACCCGGGGGCGCGCAGGGGGAGTCGGGGAAGGGCCCACCGCCACCCGGCCCCGATGCTCCGCCCGGCACCGGCACCGGCACCGGCACCGGCATCAACACCAACAGCAACACTCACACCGTCGTCGCTCTCTCCGAAGGCGCCGGGACGACCTGGCGGGAGCGGACCGGGCAGGCGCTGCGGGAGCGGATGCCCCTGTGGCTGCAGACGCGGTGCGGGCTGGAGCGGCGCAGCGTGGCCGCGCTCTCGGTGCTGCTCGTCGTGGCGGCGGTCTTCGCGGTGCAGCACTTCTGGTCCGGCCGCACCCAGCCGGTGGCGGCACCCGAGGTGGTGCGGGAGGCGGCGGCATACGGAGCGGGCAAACCGGGCCCGCCGACCGGAGACCGCGCCACGGCCGGCGGGGCGAAGCCCAAGGCCGCGCCCACCACCACGGCCGGACCCGAGATCGTGGTGGACGTCGGCGGCAAGGTCCGCGACCCCGGCGTGCACAGCCTTCCGGCCGGTTCCCGCGTCGCGGACGCCCTGCGAGCCGCCGGAGGCGTGCGGCCCGGCACGAAGACCGACGGACTGAACCGGGCCCGTTTCCTGGTGGACGGCGAACAGGTGATCGTCGGGGCACCCGCGCCGCCACCGGGCGCGGGGGCCCCACCCGGAGCGGGGGCGGCGCCCGGCGGGCCGGCGGGCGCGGCGCCCGCCACACCGGTCTCCCTCAGCACCGCGACCCTCGACCAGCTCGACACCCTCCCGGGCGTCGGCCCGGTCCTCGCCCAGCACATCGTCGACTACCGCACCCAGCACGGCGGCTTCCGTTCCGTGGACGAACTGCGCGAGGTCAACGGCATCGGCGAGCGCCGCTTCGCCGACCTCCGGGATCTCGTGCGGCCATGA
- a CDS encoding DegV family protein, with amino-acid sequence MSRHVAIVTDSTAYLPARTMERHDITAVPLTVVLGDRALEEGTEISTRSLAQALQKRRPVTTSRPSPELFAETYRRIADSGADGIVSLHLSAELSGTHDAAVVAARDAAVPVRVVDTGMIAMALGFCALAAAETAETGGTVDEAVTAAEKRAAGTSAYFYVDTLDYLRRGGRIGAAQALFGSALAVKPLLQLEGGRIEPLEKVRTASKAIARLEEIVADRAGGAPVDIAVHHLAAPDRASALADRLRDRVPGLADLHVSEVGAVIGAHTGPGLLGVVVSSR; translated from the coding sequence ATGTCCCGCCATGTCGCTATCGTCACGGATTCAACGGCCTACCTCCCGGCCCGGACGATGGAGCGGCACGACATCACCGCGGTGCCCCTGACCGTCGTTCTCGGCGACCGGGCCCTGGAAGAGGGCACCGAGATCTCGACCCGCTCACTGGCCCAGGCCCTGCAGAAACGCCGGCCGGTCACCACCTCCCGCCCCAGCCCCGAACTCTTCGCCGAGACCTACCGCCGGATCGCCGACTCCGGCGCCGACGGCATCGTCTCCCTCCACCTCTCCGCCGAACTCTCGGGCACGCACGACGCGGCCGTCGTCGCGGCGCGTGACGCCGCCGTCCCCGTGCGCGTCGTGGACACCGGCATGATCGCGATGGCCCTCGGCTTCTGCGCGCTCGCCGCCGCGGAGACGGCGGAGACGGGCGGCACGGTGGACGAGGCCGTCACGGCCGCCGAGAAACGGGCCGCGGGCACCTCGGCGTACTTCTACGTCGACACCCTGGACTACCTGCGCCGCGGCGGCCGGATCGGGGCGGCCCAGGCGCTGTTCGGTTCCGCCCTCGCCGTGAAGCCGCTGCTTCAGCTGGAGGGCGGCCGCATCGAGCCCCTGGAGAAGGTCCGGACGGCATCGAAGGCCATCGCGCGGCTCGAGGAGATCGTCGCGGACCGGGCGGGCGGGGCGCCCGTCGACATCGCCGTCCACCACCTCGCCGCCCCGGACCGCGCGTCGGCGCTCGCGGACCGCCTTCGGGACCGGGTGCCCGGGCTGGCCGACCTGCACGTGAGCGAGGTCGGCGCGGTGATCGGGGCACATACGGGGCCCGGGCTGCTGGGGGTTGTGGTTTCGTCGCGGTGA
- the leuS gene encoding leucine--tRNA ligase, translated as MSETNPAATAPVTADAAPHRYTAAVAAEIEARWQDFWDAEGTYAAPNPKGDLAGDPELVAKPKKFIMDMFPYPSGAGLHVGHPLGYIATDVSARFQRMTGHNVLHTLGFDAFGLPAEQYAVQTGTHPRASTEANMENMKAQLRRLGLGHDKRRSFATIDPEYYKWTQWIFLQIFNSWYDDEAGKARPITELVAQFESGEREVPGHAGRAWSTLSEAERADALGEFRLAYASDAPVNWCPGLGTVLANEEVTADGRSERGNFPVFKSKLRQWNMRITAYADRLLDDLDALDWPEAIKLQQRNWIGRSEGARVDFPVDGERITVFTTRPDTLFGATYMVLAPEHPLVEKFTPDAWPEGTHDAWTGGSATPTEAVAAYRAQAASKSDVERQAEAKDKTGVFIGAYATNPVNGEQVPVFIADYVLMGYGTGAIMAVPAHDTRDFAFARAFELPIRCVVEPTDGRSTDTSTWDEAFASYDAKIVNSAGADVSLDGLGVIEAKERVTEWLERTGAGEGTVNFRLRDWLFSRQRYWGEPFPIVYDEDGIAHPLPASMLPLELPEVEDYSPRTFDPDDADTRPETPLSRNEDWVHVTLDLGDGRGPRKYRRETNTMPNWAGSCWYELRYLDPHNSERLVDPEIERYWMGPREGLPHGGVDLYVGGAEHAVLHLLYARFWSKVLFDLGHVSSAEPFHKLFNQGMIQAYVYRDSRGIAVPAAEVEERDGAYFYQGEKVSRLLGKMGKSLKNAVTPDEICAEYGADTLRLYEMAMGPLDVSRPWDTRAVVGQFRLLQRLWRNVVDEATGEVTVVDTEADEDTLRALHKAVDGVRQDLEGMRFNTAIAKVTELNNHLTKVGGPVPRSVAERLVLLVAPLAPHVAEELWRKLGHTDSVVHQDFPVADPAYVVDETVTCVVQIKGKVKARLEVAPSISEDDLEKAALADEKVVAALGGAGVRKVIVRAPKLVNIVPA; from the coding sequence ATGAGCGAGACGAACCCCGCGGCGACCGCCCCCGTGACGGCGGACGCCGCGCCGCACCGCTACACGGCCGCCGTGGCCGCCGAGATCGAGGCACGCTGGCAGGACTTCTGGGACGCCGAGGGGACGTACGCCGCACCGAACCCCAAGGGTGACCTGGCGGGCGACCCGGAGCTGGTCGCCAAGCCCAAGAAGTTCATCATGGACATGTTCCCGTACCCCTCCGGTGCGGGCCTGCACGTCGGCCACCCGCTGGGCTACATCGCCACCGACGTCTCCGCCCGCTTCCAGCGGATGACCGGCCACAACGTCCTGCACACCCTGGGCTTCGACGCCTTCGGCCTGCCCGCCGAGCAGTACGCCGTGCAGACCGGCACGCACCCGCGCGCGTCCACCGAGGCCAACATGGAGAACATGAAGGCCCAGCTGCGCCGGCTGGGCCTGGGCCACGACAAGCGCAGGTCGTTCGCCACGATCGACCCCGAGTACTACAAGTGGACCCAGTGGATCTTCCTGCAGATCTTCAACTCCTGGTACGACGACGAGGCGGGGAAGGCCCGCCCGATCACCGAGCTGGTCGCGCAGTTCGAATCCGGTGAGCGGGAGGTCCCGGGCCACGCCGGGCGCGCGTGGAGCACCCTGAGCGAGGCCGAGCGCGCCGACGCCCTGGGAGAGTTCCGCCTGGCCTACGCCTCCGACGCGCCCGTCAACTGGTGCCCCGGACTGGGCACCGTGCTGGCCAACGAGGAGGTCACCGCCGACGGCCGCTCCGAGCGCGGCAACTTCCCCGTCTTCAAGTCCAAGCTGCGCCAGTGGAACATGCGCATCACCGCCTACGCCGACCGGCTGCTGGACGACCTGGACGCGCTGGACTGGCCCGAGGCGATCAAGCTGCAGCAGCGCAACTGGATCGGCCGCTCCGAGGGCGCCCGCGTCGACTTCCCCGTCGACGGCGAGCGCATCACCGTCTTCACCACCCGCCCCGACACCCTGTTCGGCGCCACCTACATGGTGCTGGCGCCCGAGCACCCGCTGGTTGAGAAGTTCACCCCGGACGCCTGGCCCGAGGGCACGCACGACGCCTGGACCGGCGGCAGCGCCACCCCGACCGAGGCCGTCGCCGCGTACCGCGCGCAGGCCGCCTCGAAGTCCGACGTCGAGCGGCAGGCCGAGGCCAAGGACAAGACCGGTGTCTTCATCGGCGCGTACGCGACCAACCCGGTCAACGGCGAGCAGGTCCCGGTCTTCATCGCCGACTACGTGCTGATGGGCTACGGCACCGGCGCGATCATGGCCGTCCCGGCGCACGACACCCGCGACTTCGCGTTCGCGCGCGCCTTCGAACTGCCGATCCGCTGCGTCGTCGAGCCGACCGACGGCCGCTCCACCGACACGTCGACGTGGGACGAGGCGTTCGCCTCCTACGACGCGAAGATCGTGAACTCCGCCGGCGCCGACGTCTCCCTGGACGGCCTGGGCGTCATCGAGGCCAAGGAGCGCGTCACCGAGTGGCTGGAGCGCACCGGCGCCGGCGAGGGCACCGTCAACTTCCGCCTGCGGGACTGGCTGTTCAGCCGGCAGCGCTACTGGGGCGAGCCCTTCCCGATCGTCTACGACGAGGACGGCATCGCCCACCCCCTGCCCGCCTCGATGCTGCCGCTGGAGCTGCCCGAGGTCGAGGACTACTCCCCGCGCACCTTCGACCCGGACGACGCCGACACCCGGCCCGAGACCCCGCTGTCCCGCAACGAGGACTGGGTCCACGTCACCCTGGACCTGGGCGACGGCCGCGGCCCGCGCAAGTACCGCCGCGAGACCAACACCATGCCCAACTGGGCCGGCTCCTGCTGGTACGAGCTGCGCTACCTGGACCCGCACAACAGCGAGCGACTGGTCGACCCCGAGATCGAGCGGTACTGGATGGGCCCGCGCGAGGGCCTGCCGCACGGCGGCGTCGACCTGTACGTCGGCGGCGCCGAGCACGCCGTGCTGCACCTGCTGTACGCGCGCTTCTGGTCCAAGGTCCTGTTCGACCTGGGGCACGTCTCCTCGGCCGAGCCGTTCCACAAGCTGTTCAACCAGGGCATGATCCAGGCCTACGTCTACCGCGACAGCCGCGGCATCGCGGTGCCCGCCGCCGAGGTCGAGGAGCGCGACGGCGCGTACTTCTACCAGGGCGAGAAGGTCTCCCGGCTGCTGGGCAAGATGGGCAAGTCCCTGAAGAACGCGGTCACCCCCGACGAGATCTGCGCCGAGTACGGAGCCGACACCCTGCGCCTGTACGAGATGGCGATGGGCCCGCTGGACGTGTCCCGGCCGTGGGACACGCGCGCGGTGGTGGGCCAGTTCCGGCTGCTGCAGCGGCTGTGGCGCAACGTCGTCGACGAGGCGACGGGCGAGGTGACCGTCGTCGACACCGAGGCCGACGAGGACACCCTGCGCGCCCTGCACAAGGCCGTCGACGGCGTACGGCAGGACCTGGAGGGCATGCGGTTCAACACCGCCATCGCCAAGGTCACCGAGTTGAACAACCACCTGACCAAGGTTGGGGGCCCGGTCCCGCGGTCCGTCGCCGAGCGCCTGGTGCTGCTGGTCGCTCCGCTGGCCCCGCACGTCGCCGAGGAGCTGTGGCGCAAGCTGGGGCACACCGACTCGGTGGTCCACCAGGACTTCCCGGTCGCCGACCCGGCCTACGTCGTCGACGAGACCGTGACCTGCGTCGTGCAGATCAAGGGCAAGGTCAAGGCGCGGCTGGAGGTCGCACCGTCCATCTCCGAGGACGACCTGGAGAAGGCGGCGCTGGCCGACGAGAAGGTCGTGGCCGCACTGGGCGGCGCCGGGGTCCGCAAGGTGATCGTGCGGGCGCCGAAGCTGGTGAACATCGTCCCGGCGTAG